The DNA window GTAAGAGCAGTGATGCTGTCGGTGTGTTCCAGGCGTAAGAGCAGTGACGCTGTCGGTGTGTTCGAGGCGTAAGAGCAGTGACACTGTCGGTGTGTTCGAGGCGTAAGAGCAGTGACGCTGCCGGTGTGTTCGAGGCGTAAGAGCAGTGACACTGTCGGTGTGTTCGAGGCATAAGAGCAGGGGAGACGCTGCTTAGAGTGAGTAGACTACTGACTAGGATCCATGCTGCTTAGAGTGAGTAGACTACTGACTAGGATCCATGCTGCTTAGAGTGAGTAGACTACTGACTAGGATCCATCTTTGCTGGATAGCCAATAAGAACCCTGTCTGTAAAAGTGACAACTGTCTCACCATGTCTGTTTCTGTCGTCCTATAGCGCTGGTTGGCTTGTCCTTCAGTGGAGCTATTGGCTTGACTTTCCTGCTGTTGGGCTGTGCACTGGAGCAGTATGGGTATGTATTTTGCCCCTTTACCTCTGAAATCTGTGAAGACACTTGTTAAATGGGACCACATATGGAAGTTAGTGGTGTAGCTAACTCTGATGCAATGTGTCCTGATTTTTTTGTCCAAGGTGGTTAACCCTATCAGAGCAGTGGTTAGTGTGTTTCCATGCTGGGTGACCCAGGTTCAAAACCGGCAAGGGGTGTTATGTTCTGCGTCTCTGATTAATTAAATGAATATGACCACAACTGATTTGAACCGGTTTTGTTTTCATTGTTTTCTCAGGGTGTACTGGCCTCTCTTCGTCCTCATCTTCTACATACTGTCTCCTATCCCCACCTTCATATCCAGAAGGCTCAGTGATGACAGTGATGCAGCCAGCAACGCATGCAGAGAGCTGGCATGCTTCTTCACTACGGGCATTGTGGTGTCTGCGTTCGGGCTTCCCATCATACTGGCCCGGGTTGCATTAGTGAGTCCTGCCTGATATTGTCAATGGCCAATGACTGTCATGTGTCACATTAGTTGCTTATGTCATGATaagctgatttaggatcagtttaagTGTTGATGCTCATAATGGTCATAATGACTTGGGTAGGTGAAGTGGATCCTATAATTAATGTAGTTGTGAATGGTAGATGCTGGTACGAGTCCTGATGATACCCAATAATAGCTAAGGTAACTGAaagtggctcccgagtggcgcagcggtctaaggcactggtagaggcatcactacataccctggttcgattccaggatgtatcacaaccggatgtgattgggagtcccatagggccgtgcacaattggcccagcgtcgtccgggtttggccggtgtagggcaccattgtaaataagaatttgttcttaactgacttgcctagttaaataaaggtaaaacactACACCTATATTACTTGTTAGCAGAGCTGTAGTTAACATCTAATAAATCAAATTGATAGAGCACAACCAGTGACTTATCTAGGTTTTGTTCATAACGTCACGCAACAGAAAAACGTTTGACAACATTTTGCggcgggggggggggtgtaaaaaGGTCATTTGTCATTGGACAGGTCCAGGAAGTCCCTCCCCTTTAATTATTTCTGGTGCCTAATAAACATGGCCCTGTTCTCCTCCAGATCCAGTGGGGGGCCTGTGGCCTGGTGATGGCTGGCAACGCTGTCATCTTCGTGACCATCCTGGGCTTCTTCCTGGTGTTCGGCGGGGGAGACGACTTCAGCTGGGAGCAGTGGTAGACCGTCTGGATCTCTGGCACCATCCCaaatggacccctagaccctacgcCCTATGGATTTGACCGGTGCAAGCAATATGGTAGTAGCTTCACCCTGCCCTCTGATAGGCTAGGTGGAAGTTTCACCATATTGTTTAAACCAATCAAATCTACTCTGATCTCTAAAAGTGCATAGGGTCTAGGGTCTAGGGATCGATTGGGACACAGAGACGGGAGGGAGTCAGTCATTCCTGTTATTAACAACAAGGTTACAGTGGTGGACGACAGATATGATAAACCAAAAAACTACTACGGCCTAACGTCGCTACTAACTGACGTTTTAAGAAGCTGATGCTGACTATTTAATGTCCTATGAGAAAGGGGGTGGCACTCCTGGTTAGTGAGGAGGGAGTGGCACTAAACAGGGTGTCTGGGATGTTAATGGACACTGCGATGTCTGTCCTTTTTTCCCTCCAGATACCTGATCAGTTTTTCTTATAGTATTCGCTCCAATATTCTCTTCAACCTTTTTTTGCCTTACCTGTCCCCTATGCTGAGGGAGAGTCATTGAAAACCAGTGTCCTGTCCAGCCCCCCCTCCCCAGGAACTTGTTGATCTCAGTGAGAAGACTGGATAGGTGTAAGCATGTGGTGAAATATCACCAAGGGTAAATGTTCTTTTAACATCTACACAAGTGTCTAGGGCTAGAGTGGTTGTTTCTGGAAAAGGCCCACCTCTCTACATTCATATCTATAAAGCCAGATGCTAGTTTAAGGATAATAATAACTTGTATGTGTGTTATGAGGGATACTGTTGAATGATTTTTGTTGTAATCACCACTACGCCGTCTGTGTCCACTTCATTTAGGGAGTATTCTGtttgtttgtggaaatgttattTAAGCGTAAGCATTTCAAATGATCTACTCATTCTTACAGCTGAT is part of the Oncorhynchus keta strain PuntledgeMale-10-30-2019 chromosome 15, Oket_V2, whole genome shotgun sequence genome and encodes:
- the LOC118394416 gene encoding leptin receptor gene-related protein, with product MAGIKALVGLSFSGAIGLTFLLLGCALEQYGVYWPLFVLIFYILSPIPTFISRRLSDDSDAASNACRELACFFTTGIVVSAFGLPIILARVALIQWGACGLVMAGNAVIFVTILGFFLVFGGGDDFSWEQW